The Cryptomeria japonica chromosome 9, Sugi_1.0, whole genome shotgun sequence DNA segment CAGAAAGTGATCAAAGACAATACAAGATAAGGAAGATAAGAAGCAAGTATAACAAGAAAGCCAATTTGGAGATATCTTAGACCTATCTAGTTTGACTTGAATGAGATCACTCCTATTAAATCTATTTGACCAAGTGAAAATCGAGCCAACCAGATCTAGATCCAAGAGAACTTGGAAATTGATGAAATAGATAAGATCCAGTTTTTTGTCTTCCACAATTCGTGCTCCTCCCCTTTTCTCACTGTTAGAGATGGGAGTTTTAAATTCTTCCATAACAATCCATTTATCCAGTAGAAATTTAGATTTGATGTCACAAAGAGAGGACCACGAGGTCTTTCTCATAGTCTTATTATTGGGAGAAAAGATATTAGACATAATCCAAATAGTCTCATCTAATAGATGTTCCACTCTAGTAGCAACATGACCTATGGTTACAAAAGGTGGCAATGCCCCCAGGGCACCATCAACATCATAGCAGTGAACCACACTATTCTTAAAAACAACAAGTTTAATCTTAAGTAGTTTATCAGTTTGCATCTTCATCTCTAGCACAAGAAAATGTCAAGTCTATGATCTCAAATCATATTGGATAGGAGATCATGCTTATGGGGGTTCTTTATTCGCCAAGTATTCCATGATATAATCTTCATTTGAAATATTGTGGTAAGCCCGAAAGGCCCATCTCCTGAAGAATTCTCTGTGTCCCTTCCACAACATCAAACTTACTTTTTCTATTTCTGCTGATAATACATGAAGGTTTACCCACAAGCTTTGACTCAAATCCCGAGTCAAATTTCTAACAATTCCTATTTTTAACCCCAGTAGAGATAGGAAGGGTAGAAgctttcctcatatttcttgactTCACTACCATAAATGACTCCTCCTTAACAAAAACAGAACCTCCCTAGGGGGATATACGTGAAACCATTTGTAAATCATCCACCACTTTCTTAGTAGCAAAACCCACTGAATCAGACCATGGAGCAGAGTTATTGGGGATATCCACCACTAAGACAATTGAACTGTCATTTCGTTTTGTGCTAACATCTGTCTCCAAAGAAACTCCCCCAAGAGCAGGAGGCGAGTCAACAATCTTATCCTTAGGGTTAACATCGGGGTCCTTGCTAGGGACATCCTTAGATAAATCTTCAATCACCTTCTCGTCCAAAGACTTTTGAGGCTCTTTCCTCTTCCACATTTTATTAATAGTTGCAGAAGCCTTATAGGGATAGTCCCTGAACAAATGCCCAACCATTTTGTAGTTAAAACAATAAAAGAGAACATATCCAAACTCCATTGGTTGAACCCACACACCTAGTTTGGAGTTGAAGTTGATTTCTAGAGGTAAGTCTATAGACAGTTTGATGTTCACACAAATCCTCGCATAAACCATCTTTTTTTCAGAAAAGGTCATAGGGTCAATTCAGAATAAATCCCCAAAACATGCTGCCAAACCCTTAAAGACTTCTTCATGCCAAAATTCAAGGGGTGGACTAGATAGTCTAACCCATACAGGAACAACTTCATACGACCAATCCTTAAGTTTGAAACCAAGTTCCCATCAACTTAGAGTGAAAGAGGAACGTTGTTTCATCCATGGCTCGCCCGAAAGAACCAAAAAAACTCCATTTCACATGTAAAGATGAAAGAGAAGAACCCCTTCCCCATTGCAATAACATCAACCCGACCTTTACCTTTCCATTTCTTGGCAACCCAAGCCCTAACCGACTTAATATTTGGTCAGGGGCCAACAACGTTTTCCACTAAGGAGCACTCCATCGCAAAATTGCCCTTATCAACAATGCTATCTGAGATAGTGATAGAAAAAGAGCTTGAAACAAGATCCACATAGTGAGAAATAGGTAAATTCTCATCTTTAAGGCAAGAGCAAAAAAGATTCATCCATTTCTGATTTCAGTCCAGTAAATCCACTATCGTAGGCAAAGAGCCTAAGCCACTAGGGCCCTGAGGCGTAAGCTTTAGAGGGACCTAGGGAAATAGGGAATCTTTTCCACTCCCATCATTAGCCCCTTTTTGATCCTTGATTTGGTCAGGCTCATATCAAATGCCTAATCGTCTTCTTGAGAACCCTCCAACCCCTCACATGCTCTAACACTACCATTTTTACTAATTCCCACCTTCGAGCAATTCAAAATTTCTCCTCCGCCTGACACCATAGTTATTATTCTTTTTGgtccatttgtgttggatataaaagttagagataacaaaGATTTATGGTTACCAataggtatttggtccatttaggttgcatataGTTTATATTGTAAATGAAACTATGATATTTTGTTAACAACAAGTGATACTTTTTGGTTCAACTATTAGAGATTTTTAGATCAACTTTTGTTTGAATATTTTAAAAGTCATTTTTAAGCCacttcatattagacatgttattTTGATGAGTTGCATACTGAGTCACATCTCCAAACCTTAGTTACATATAGATGGTGtctattttacatttctaaaaaaaatggACCTCTTATGATATTCTGTGTAATGGCTACATGGTGGTGAAATTATTGGAAATAAATCACACCTACATAGGTTGGCCATGAGGGACCATTAACCCAGTTAATAAAGGACTCAAATAGCAAATGGAAAGTCTTAGATTTGACTCCTAACTAATCCAAATGAACTATaactcaataaaaaaaaaaaaaaaacattaatatgCATGCCTAATTATCCCTCTAGACATTCTATTTTTTATGAAGAATACCAGCTAGCGAATAAAGCGGTCTTTACGTTTGCGACATGCCATTGTCGAGCTCCACCGTACCTCTGCGTCAGCTAGTTTGAACAACGGCATGTTCCGGGGATAAACACAAAGGTTGAATTGGAAAAGTGCTGAAAGTCATCTACATTAGTTCAGATAGGGAAGTCGTGAAACAAATAATGTATTAACTGACACTGTCAGGAAGATGAGCTGCCCTTTTCTCATTTGATCGTGAAGTATATTGGCCAGCATTTGTATTCTTTAAATATAATATCGAAAAGGAAAACGTGCTATCTTAAGTTCAAGACTACATCTTTGCCAGGTATATTGAACAACCAATTGGTGCACGAAACAAAACACGGGTGAAACAAAAAGCTGGCCGTATCTGGCATATATGTTGTACGAGATGGATAAGGAGGAAATAGCTTATGGCGATCATTTTTCCTCGTGTGTGTTTTAAAATACATATACAGTCAAGCAATTCGGAAGAAACGTATATACAACTTCGTCTATCTCAAGGGCAGTCGTAGTCGATTGTCTATTTATACTTCCCCATtcttaaatttaaatttacatGTGTAGATTTTGTCTTCCACTTATCAGTTAGGACTCAACCTAGGACCCTGCTGTTCCTTTGATAAGCACCCCGCACTGTATATTTTCATAACCAGCCTACGTTTCGTAAAAATGGGTGGTATATTTTCATTTCCCTCAGTGGGTATTGACAATCAGTCAAGTCATAGTTTAGTTTGCCAATCTAGCTCATCACAACCATCTTCAATCCATGTTCATGACAATAGACATGGAGAAGAAGGAAGCCAATCTCCACAGCTGTGTGAGGTATGGAAAGATATACAAGGTTCCCAAAATTGGAATGCTTTGCTGAACCCCATGGATCCCATTCTCAAAGTTGAAGCTCTGAGGTATGGAGAATTTATAAGGGTTTGTTATAACGCTTTTAATGGTGAAAGGAGTTCCAAATATTATAGTACATGTAGGTATAGTAGGAGAGAACTGTTGGAGAAGATAGGCATGTCTCAATGTGGGTACCGAACCACTAAATATATATATGTCGATACTGAGGTGTTAGGCTCGTCTTTTTGCCAGAAATCCGAAGAGAGAGCTATTTGGTTAGGGTTTGTTGCAGTCTGCGACAATGCAAAGGAGATTAAGAGGCTTGGACGACGAGACATTGTGGTTGCATGGAGAGGAACCCAGACAACTCAAGAATGGATACAAGATCTGAAGGATGTTCGGGTGCCCGCTAGATTATCTTACGAGTGTCAAAGAACGACCAAAGATCGTCATTCATCACTTCCATCTGCAAATGATGGAGTTCGAATTGAGAAAGGATTCCTAAACTTTTATACTTCGACAATGCATGAGGAGGAAGATTGTGGTGGAAAGCGCGTGACCATGAGCGCAAGAGATCTAGTGATTGCAGAGATAAAGAGATTGCTCCAAGTCTACAAGAATGAAATGGAGAATTTGAGCATAACGTTTACTGGGCATAGTTTAGGAGCTGCCCTGGCAACGTTGAGTGCTTATGATACAAAAGGACTCCTTAGAGCTAACCATTTTATTGATATTCATGTAAAAGTGTTTTCCTTTGCCTCTCCAAGAGTAGGAAATCTTGCATTTGCTAGAAAGGTGGAGGAGATTGGGCTCAAAGTATTGAGGTTTGTAAACAAGTGGGACGTGGTTCCAGAAGTGCCCGGAGTTTTCATGAACGAGAGGATGGGATGAATTAGCAGGTGGCTGAGCTGGCTTCCATGGGCTTACTTTCATGTTGAAGTTAGGGTTTGTTTAGTTGACAACCCTACGCGTCTTACAGCCCCGCACAATCTTGCTTACTCTCATAATTTAGATGTTTATCTCAATTTACTAGCCACCTATCATGGAGAGAACTAATGTTAGAAGTTCAGAATATGTATTATGTGGGAGCGAGAGATACATGTTTAGCATCATGTTCAGGAGCAATGCGTGAGCAGCTAGTTCTATATTTTAGTTTCTCATCTTAATATTTTAGAGAGATTTGTGTCCTTTCTTGCCCTCTCATATATCATATAAATTTTATGCCATATATGCTAAGTAATAGCAAGTTACAATTAGTTATGTGgaagaatattattattattatttatataattttagtagtttaatatttatagagtattCATACGTAATGATAAATGAAATTTCATAAAAATAAATGTAATATTTTAAAGGCTTTTGTGTTTTTTTTTCCTCTTCTTATAAATCATATAGACTTTATAGAATAGATTGTAAGTAATAGTAGGTTATAATTAATTTTctagaaaattattattattatttatatatagcTTTAAGAGTTTTGTATTTATGTTTGATAAAAGAAATTTGATATAAGTAAatgttataatttttaaattataaaataattaagtttatttattattatttagaaAGTAGAATTAAAaaactgatcttcataatgatttttAAAGCATGATTTTAAAGGAAAATGAGGTTTGAAATTACAAAAGTGAAAAATTATTAGTTAGTTAAGTCATTATAGTATGAATTTAATTTGAACGAAATTTATTTACaactaattgaaaataaaataagataattgtttcaaattatttaatattttaaagaagAATTATAAAATGAAATAATTAAACATAATCTTATACAAGTGTCATAAAATATGTTAGGAAAAAGGTGTAGATTAAATGTATTAATATTTCAACATGATTAAAATTATTGGGTTTCATTTAGATAAAAATAGCtttcttttaatatttttcaatgtaATGTTAATTTGTAAGATCTAAGAAAAAAATTATTCTTAAAATTTTTATTCATAGCAATAACAATTTGAAAGTATATATAGATaactaatttataaatattaaaaaaaatatttatctcaAAGAAACATAAATGTTGAAATGTCCATGGGTTGTTGCATCAATTATTTCTAACGAGCTTGTCATAATAGAAAATAACgtcaaaatacaaaaataatagaaatacagatattgttggtgtaattaattattcatgttgcatattattacaccttacttacgTTTACTTAGGTAAAtacatatcatagtagtttgggtatgagacacttgggtatttgtgccacattgggatagtgtgtataggagaatttaCACCTTTTGTGGTcatgttgttacattccacatttggtgggtgatccacctcatgtggaatattttattgtttctcctacctaccacacctctttcctacctaaccttgtttcttattgatccacatgtcatgtttatgtgctcacgtatccatatagccttgcctatataagcaggctcatattcattatatgtaacaacaacgattgatgatctagttgatcagtattttctcttgatagaatacggtTTATTCCTaacatctattttgttctctcttatttgtcctttccatttcctctagatcttggcaaaatctcacatggtattagagcctaaaggGCTTCTTTGACTTGTCTTGGAGAAGTGTTTTATGGAGGCTTCATTTTTCAGATCTGTGGAGATGATATTTTTGGAGGCATCGTACAGCGATTTAGGCATTGCGGTTGAgtctgggaggttgtttccataaattttgactataaagtcagcctattttggtgagagaaATTTTTTTGCCAGTTTTGCTATATTTGTACGAATTTcagaaattaaaaaaacaaaaaaagtgtCCGTTGACACCCCCCTctccaacccccccccccccccaccatgACCCACACTGTACTGTGTATTTATAATTTTGCAAGCCCGTACTCTCCTACCGAACTCCCCGTGCTCCATGTCCGGTTCCGGCGCTACCAGTACTTTGGTTGCTGGTGAACCTCGCTGCTGTCACCACATTGGTCGCCGACCACCTGCAAATTTCATCtactgtggttttctcccactTACCAATGGACTTGCACTCCCTGTTGGCCGCTCTACCGGTAGCTTCAACCTCCCACTTTCCAGTAGACCTCCACTCGCCACCGACTCTCCTTTTCTTCGGCCCAACACCCAACACGCAACATCTTCCTTTCCAGGCAGGTCCATGCCATGCAGTCGCCAGCTCTTCACCATAGCAGCCGAGATCCTGCCTCGTTAGCACTTTTCGTACTACACATCACCTGCCCAGTCAACACTACCATGTTAGTAGTTGTACTCACCACATCATCAGATGTTATCATCATTTGTACAATAGGTAGGGGGACTGATGGTCTTGTGATGGCTATACAGCC contains these protein-coding regions:
- the LOC131033508 gene encoding phospholipase A1-Igamma3, chloroplastic-like, producing the protein MGGIFSFPSVGIDNQSSHSLVCQSSSSQPSSIHVHDNRHGEEGSQSPQLCEVWKDIQGSQNWNALLNPMDPILKVEALRYGEFIRVCYNAFNGERSSKYYSTCRYSRRELLEKIGMSQCGYRTTKYIYVDTEVLGSSFCQKSEERAIWLGFVAVCDNAKEIKRLGRRDIVVAWRGTQTTQEWIQDLKDVRVPARLSYECQRTTKDRHSSLPSANDGVRIEKGFLNFYTSTMHEEEDCGGKRVTMSARDLVIAEIKRLLQVYKNEMENLSITFTGHSLGAALATLSAYDTKGLLRANHFIDIHVKVFSFASPRVGNLAFARKVEEIGLKVLRFVNKWDVVPEVPGVFMNERMG